In the Choloepus didactylus isolate mChoDid1 chromosome 5, mChoDid1.pri, whole genome shotgun sequence genome, one interval contains:
- the LOC119534726 gene encoding LOW QUALITY PROTEIN: uncharacterized protein C4orf19-like (The sequence of the model RefSeq protein was modified relative to this genomic sequence to represent the inferred CDS: deleted 1 base in 1 codon) has product MGYRCCKMIQRHLFDPVQLPFPGYVNEVNSCKLDEEDAVKQANRAVNHLQNEGLRRAERSSAANNIHSTQPFLDGGGAGKQDCVLPASKETLVIPNRGSKEESHALQVQNHTIQIPATSYPQLWGSVGDNNAREEKDCLFQNHTKDEPLERIHPTEGEHDLNTPFSMKRSWESLNEALTIEVLSVYFKEMGPAHAMPVADTRNRREDVHGSNGDWYGKTMAEHTAVAEALAALEAAAAGEDVNEAY; this is encoded by the exons ATGGGGTACAGATGCTGTAAAATGATTCAAAGACATCTCTTTGATCCAGTTCAACTGCCCTTCCCTGGCTATGTCAATGAAGTAAACAGTTGCAAGTTAGATGAAGAGGATGCTGTTAAACAGGCAAACAGAGCAGTGAACCACCTTCAGAATGAGGGCTTGAGGAGAGCCGAGAGAAGCAG TGCTGCAAACAACATTCACTCAACTCAACCCTTCCTCGATGGAGGAGGTGCTGGGAAACAGGATTGTGTACTGCCTGCTTCAAAAGAGACCTTAGTCATCCCAAACAGAGGTTCTAAGGAGGAAAGCCATGCCTTGCAAGTACAAAACCACACCATACAGATACCAGCCACATCTTACCCTCAGCTTTGGGGCTCAGTAGGAGACAACAATGCTCGTGAAGAAAAGGATTGTCTTTTCCAGAACCACACTAAGGATGAGCCCCTGGAGAGAATTCACCCCACGGAAGGGGAACATGATTTGAATACACCCTTCTCCATGAAGAGAAGCTGGGAATCACTAAATGAGGCCCTGACAATAGAGGTTTTAAGTGTCTACTTTAAGGAGATGGGTCCTGCTCATGCTATGCCTGTGGCTGAT ACAAGAAACAGAAGGGAGGATGTCCACGGCTCCAATGGAGACTGGTATGGAAAGACGATGGCCGAGCACACAGCAGTGGCAGAAGCCCTTGCAGCTTTAGAAGCTGCTGCTGCAGGAGAAGATGTCAATGAGGCCTATTAG